One genomic window of Mucilaginibacter sp. SJ includes the following:
- a CDS encoding cation diffusion facilitator family transporter, with translation MSAGHDHSHSHSHGHHHHDHAPKLDHLNSAFIWGIVLNSVFVVVEAITGFITHSLSLLTDAGHNLSDVASLALALLAFKLTKVSANSKYTYGYKRSTIIVSFFNAVILFAAVGFIIYEAITRFMNPETVSGGTMAWVAFIGIGINAFTAWLFVKDKDTDLNIKGAYLHMAVDAIVSFGVVISGIIIYFTKLYWIDSAVSLIIGFVILRGTWSLLTASLRLEMDGVPAEMDLDKIKAELKKAKGVVDVHHMHVWALSTTENALTAHLVIKPEAMADFDNIKHDLRHRLEHLDISHSTFEPEFSEEGCKQPECL, from the coding sequence ATGTCAGCAGGTCACGATCATTCACACTCACATTCGCACGGGCACCATCATCACGACCATGCCCCTAAGCTTGATCATTTAAATTCGGCTTTTATTTGGGGCATCGTACTTAACTCGGTGTTTGTGGTGGTTGAGGCTATTACAGGTTTTATTACACACTCTTTGTCCCTGTTAACCGACGCAGGTCATAACCTGAGCGATGTGGCCTCGCTCGCATTAGCCTTACTTGCTTTTAAACTCACCAAAGTAAGCGCTAATAGTAAGTATACCTACGGCTATAAGCGGTCGACCATCATCGTATCTTTTTTTAACGCGGTAATATTATTTGCAGCCGTTGGTTTTATTATTTATGAAGCTATTACGCGCTTCATGAACCCCGAAACAGTATCGGGCGGCACCATGGCCTGGGTTGCTTTTATAGGCATTGGCATTAACGCTTTTACAGCCTGGCTGTTTGTTAAAGATAAAGATACCGACCTGAACATTAAAGGCGCTTACCTGCACATGGCTGTTGATGCCATAGTATCCTTTGGCGTGGTGATATCTGGTATTATCATATACTTTACCAAACTGTACTGGATTGACAGCGCAGTGAGCCTGATAATAGGTTTTGTGATATTACGCGGCACCTGGAGCCTGCTTACGGCCAGCCTGCGTTTGGAAATGGACGGCGTACCTGCCGAAATGGACCTTGACAAGATCAAAGCCGAACTTAAAAAAGCCAAAGGCGTGGTTGATGTTCACCACATGCACGTTTGGGCGCTCAGCACCACCGAAAACGCACTTACTGCCCACCTGGTGATCAAGCCTGAAGCCATGGCCGATTTTGATAATATCAAGCATGACCTTCGTCACCGTTTGGAACATCTGGATATCAGCCACAGCACTTTTGAACCCGAATTTTCGGAAGAAGGGTGTAAGCAGCCCGAGTGTTTGTAG
- a CDS encoding Dabb family protein: protein MKSTRRKFITTTAALAAGTVTASAISLKEQKEEWPIVHHVFFWLKNPGSTEDRNKLVAGVKTLAKIETVRKLRVGIVASTEKRDVVDNSWAVSELMFFSDLAGQATYQTHPIHLEFIKNCSHLWEKVIVYDAVDA from the coding sequence ATGAAATCAACCCGAAGAAAATTCATAACCACAACAGCGGCACTGGCCGCAGGTACAGTTACTGCATCGGCAATATCCCTGAAAGAGCAGAAGGAAGAATGGCCAATAGTTCACCATGTATTTTTCTGGCTTAAAAACCCGGGATCAACAGAAGATCGCAATAAACTGGTAGCCGGCGTTAAAACCCTCGCCAAAATCGAAACCGTACGCAAACTCCGCGTAGGTATTGTGGCCAGTACCGAAAAACGCGATGTAGTTGATAATTCCTGGGCCGTATCTGAGCTGATGTTTTTCAGTGACCTGGCCGGACAGGCAACCTATCAAACCCACCCTATCCACCTGGAGTTTATTAAAAACTGCAGCCATCTGTGGGAAAAGGTAATTGTTTATGATGCGGTGGATGCTTAG